One Azospirillum lipoferum 4B DNA segment encodes these proteins:
- a CDS encoding TCR/Tet family MFS transporter produces the protein MSSLLRPRKAAIAFILVTAALDIVAMGIVIPVLPALIEEFAGPDAQAGTINGALVALWALMQFFCSPVIGSLSDRYGRRPVILLSALGLAVDYVLIAVAPNMWWLVVGRAIAGITSSSFTTVFAYMADVTPPEQRARAYGLIGAAFSAGFIAGPLLGGLLGELSPRAPFWAAGALSGLAFLYGLAVLPESLAPENRMAFSWRRANPFGALRLLRSHTELSGLALVNFMLHFSHNVFPAVFVLYAGHRYGWSAWDVGLLLAVVGALDMVMQGLVVSRVVKWLGDRGTMVVGLFGGAVGLACMGLAPDGGWFALSILPAALWGLAMPTIQSLMTQRVSPSEQGQLQGANMSVASVAGILAPVVFGTVYSVSVGADPLFPNPGLAFVIAALVLLLGAVIGWTVARRNGRAEEADGAAA, from the coding sequence ATGTCTTCCCTGCTTCGGCCACGCAAGGCCGCCATCGCTTTCATCCTCGTCACCGCAGCGCTCGACATCGTCGCGATGGGCATCGTCATTCCGGTGCTGCCGGCGCTGATCGAGGAGTTCGCCGGACCCGATGCACAGGCCGGCACCATCAACGGCGCGCTGGTGGCGCTGTGGGCGCTGATGCAGTTCTTCTGCTCCCCCGTGATCGGGTCGCTGTCGGACCGGTACGGGCGGCGGCCGGTGATCCTGCTGTCGGCCCTGGGGTTGGCGGTGGATTACGTGCTGATCGCGGTGGCGCCGAACATGTGGTGGCTGGTGGTCGGCCGGGCGATCGCCGGCATCACCTCCTCCAGCTTCACCACCGTCTTCGCCTATATGGCCGACGTGACGCCGCCGGAGCAGCGGGCGCGGGCCTATGGCCTGATCGGCGCCGCCTTCAGCGCCGGCTTCATCGCCGGTCCCCTCCTGGGTGGGCTGCTGGGTGAACTTTCGCCGCGTGCCCCCTTCTGGGCTGCGGGTGCGCTCAGCGGGTTGGCCTTCCTCTATGGTCTGGCCGTTCTGCCGGAATCGCTGGCGCCGGAAAACCGGATGGCTTTCTCCTGGCGTCGGGCAAATCCCTTCGGCGCGCTGCGCCTGCTGCGGTCCCACACGGAACTGTCGGGGCTGGCCCTGGTCAATTTCATGCTGCATTTCTCCCACAATGTCTTTCCCGCCGTCTTCGTCCTCTATGCCGGGCATCGTTATGGCTGGAGTGCCTGGGATGTCGGGCTGCTGCTGGCGGTGGTCGGCGCGCTCGACATGGTCATGCAGGGGCTGGTCGTGTCCCGCGTGGTGAAGTGGCTGGGCGACCGCGGCACGATGGTGGTCGGCCTGTTCGGCGGGGCCGTCGGGCTGGCCTGCATGGGGCTGGCGCCGGACGGCGGCTGGTTCGCGCTGTCCATCCTGCCCGCTGCATTGTGGGGGCTGGCGATGCCGACCATCCAGTCGCTGATGACGCAGCGGGTCTCGCCCTCGGAACAGGGCCAGCTGCAGGGCGCCAACATGAGCGTGGCGAGCGTCGCCGGGATCCTGGCGCCGGTCGTCTTCGGAACGGTCTATTCCGTTTCCGTCGGTGCCGATCCGCTATTCCCCAATCCGGGGCTGGCCTTCGTCATTGCGGCACTCGTGCTGCTGCTGGGAGCGGTGATCGGCTGGACGGTGGCGCGTCGCAACGGCCGGGCGGAGGAGGCGGACGGCGCAGCGGCCTGA
- the pstB gene encoding phosphate ABC transporter ATP-binding protein PstB, translating into MTMTHMDANSPAHGSHTMPPGMIPGAGADRPIAGAGLPEKISIRNLDFFYDGYRALKDVSMPLYDRQVTAFIGPSGCGKSTLLRILNRMYDLYPKQVATGEVMLDGVNILSPKQDLNLLRARVGMVFQKPTPFPMSIYDNIAFGVKLYEKLSRTEMDERVEFSLRRAALWEEVKDKLRQNGMSLSGGQQQRLCIARAIAVKPSVLLLDEPTSALDPISTAKCEELVDELRSDYCIAIVTHNMQQAARISNFTAFMYLGELIEFGNTEEIFTNPTKDKTSEYITGRFG; encoded by the coding sequence ATGACGATGACCCACATGGACGCCAACAGCCCCGCCCACGGAAGCCACACGATGCCCCCCGGCATGATCCCCGGCGCCGGTGCCGACCGCCCAATCGCCGGTGCCGGCCTTCCCGAGAAGATCAGCATCCGCAACCTGGACTTCTTCTACGACGGCTACCGGGCGCTGAAAGACGTTTCGATGCCGCTGTACGATCGTCAGGTCACCGCCTTCATCGGCCCGTCGGGCTGCGGCAAGTCGACCCTGCTGCGCATCCTGAACCGGATGTACGACCTCTATCCCAAGCAGGTCGCGACCGGCGAGGTCATGCTGGACGGCGTCAACATCCTGTCGCCGAAGCAGGATCTGAACCTGCTTCGCGCCCGCGTCGGCATGGTGTTCCAGAAGCCGACGCCGTTCCCGATGTCGATCTACGACAACATCGCCTTCGGCGTGAAGCTGTACGAGAAGCTGTCCCGCACCGAAATGGACGAGCGGGTGGAATTCTCGCTGCGCCGCGCCGCCCTGTGGGAAGAGGTGAAGGACAAGCTGCGCCAGAATGGCATGAGCCTGTCCGGCGGTCAGCAGCAGCGCCTGTGCATCGCCCGCGCCATCGCGGTCAAGCCGTCGGTCCTGCTGCTGGACGAGCCGACCTCGGCGCTCGACCCCATCTCCACCGCCAAGTGCGAGGAGCTGGTGGACGAGCTGCGTTCCGACTACTGCATCGCCATCGTCACCCACAACATGCAGCAGGCGGCCCGCATCTCCAACTTCACCGCCTTCATGTATCTGGGCGAACTGATCGAGTTCGGGAACACGGAAGAGATCTTCACCAACCCGACCAAGGACAAGACGTCCGAATACATCACCGGCCGTTTCGGCTGA
- the pstC gene encoding phosphate ABC transporter permease subunit PstC, with product MTEIALTLTDAHASTARRARRQRLQDAAFRNATLFFALLVLFILGGVTISLIDGALPALRAFGFGFVTTEVWNPVSEEFGALAPIYGTLITSVIAMAVGIPVSFGIALFITEMCPAWLKRPLGVAIELLAGIPSIIYGIWGLFVFAPFMQSTIQPFLISTLGQVPGIGNLFMGPPYGIGILTAGLILGIMVLPFITSITRDVFETVPPMVRESAYGLGATTWEVVWNVVLPYTRTGVMGGVMLGLGRALGETMAVTFVIGNAHRISSSIMAPGTTISASIANEFTEAVGDVYTASLVALGLILFLFLITFTVLSIAKLMLLRLQRKAGV from the coding sequence ATGACCGAGATCGCGCTGACCTTGACCGACGCACACGCTTCCACCGCCCGACGGGCCCGCCGCCAGCGCCTGCAGGATGCGGCCTTCCGCAACGCCACCCTCTTCTTCGCCCTGCTCGTCCTGTTCATCCTGGGCGGCGTCACGATTTCTCTCATCGACGGCGCGCTTCCGGCACTGCGCGCGTTCGGCTTCGGGTTCGTCACGACCGAAGTCTGGAACCCGGTGTCGGAGGAATTCGGCGCGCTCGCCCCCATTTACGGCACGTTGATCACCTCGGTCATCGCCATGGCTGTCGGCATCCCGGTCAGCTTCGGCATCGCGCTGTTCATCACCGAGATGTGCCCGGCCTGGCTCAAGCGCCCGCTCGGCGTCGCCATCGAGCTGCTGGCCGGCATTCCCAGCATCATCTACGGCATCTGGGGCCTGTTCGTCTTCGCCCCCTTCATGCAGTCGACCATCCAGCCCTTCCTGATCTCCACGCTTGGTCAGGTCCCGGGCATCGGCAACCTGTTCATGGGCCCGCCCTACGGCATCGGCATCCTGACCGCCGGCCTGATCCTGGGCATCATGGTGCTGCCCTTCATCACCTCCATCACCCGCGACGTCTTCGAGACGGTGCCGCCGATGGTGCGCGAATCCGCCTACGGGCTGGGCGCCACCACCTGGGAAGTGGTGTGGAACGTGGTGCTGCCCTACACCCGCACCGGCGTGATGGGCGGCGTCATGCTGGGGCTGGGCCGCGCGCTGGGCGAGACGATGGCGGTCACCTTCGTCATCGGCAACGCGCACCGCATCAGCTCCTCCATCATGGCGCCGGGCACGACGATCTCGGCCTCCATCGCCAACGAATTCACCGAAGCGGTCGGCGACGTCTACACCGCCTCGCTGGTGGCGCTGGGCCTGATCCTGTTCCTGTTCCTGATCACCTTCACCGTGCTGTCGATCGCCAAGCTGATGCTGCTGCGCCTGCAGCGCAAGGCCGGAGTCTGA
- a CDS encoding TMEM175 family protein — MKAGRLEAFTDGVVAIVITIMVLELKVPEDGSLAALAERIPILLAYVLSFVNVGLYWNNHHHLLQATARIDGRVLWANLFLLFWLSLVPFVIRWLDESAFSPVATAAYGVVLGMAAVGYTLTERAIIACGGSDSAVARAIGSDLKGKISMAFYALAIPVAFILQPLSILLYVLVILLWLVPDRRIERALED; from the coding sequence ATGAAGGCCGGCCGGCTGGAGGCATTCACCGACGGGGTGGTGGCAATCGTCATCACCATCATGGTGCTGGAGTTGAAGGTTCCCGAGGACGGCAGCCTCGCCGCCCTGGCGGAGCGCATTCCCATCCTGTTGGCCTACGTGCTGTCCTTCGTCAATGTCGGGCTCTACTGGAACAACCATCACCATCTGTTGCAGGCGACCGCGCGCATCGACGGGCGGGTGTTGTGGGCGAACCTGTTCCTGCTGTTCTGGCTGTCGCTGGTGCCCTTCGTCATCCGCTGGCTCGATGAAAGCGCGTTTTCGCCGGTGGCGACGGCGGCCTATGGCGTCGTCCTCGGCATGGCGGCGGTCGGCTACACCCTGACCGAACGGGCGATCATCGCCTGCGGCGGCAGCGATTCGGCGGTGGCGCGGGCCATCGGGTCCGACCTGAAGGGCAAGATCAGCATGGCGTTCTATGCCTTGGCCATTCCCGTCGCCTTTATCCTGCAACCGCTGTCCATCCTGCTTTACGTCCTCGTGATCCTGCTGTGGCTGGTGCCGGACCGACGGATCGAGCGCGCCCTGGAGGACTGA
- the pstA gene encoding phosphate ABC transporter permease PstA — protein MSMTSSAALAAPAGGLYNRRRVVNKVALSLALGAAGFGLFWLVAILWTLLYNGLSAINIALFTENTPPPGGEGGLLNAIFGSVIMTTVATLVGTPIGIMAGTYLAEFGRDRKLAEVVRFINDVLLSAPSIMVGLFVYEVMVIRMGHFSAWAGAMALAVIVIPVVVRTTEDMLKLVPNSLREAAAALGAPQWKVITMVAYRAARNGMITGVLLAIARISGETAPLLFTALNNQFWSADMNAPMANLPVVIFQYAMSPYEDWRQLAWGGALLITVAILLLNIGARLLAGLGSTRK, from the coding sequence ATGAGCATGACAAGTTCCGCGGCGCTCGCCGCTCCGGCCGGCGGGCTGTACAACCGCCGCCGTGTCGTCAACAAGGTGGCGCTGTCGCTTGCGCTGGGCGCGGCCGGCTTCGGCCTGTTCTGGCTGGTCGCCATCCTGTGGACGCTGCTCTACAACGGGCTGTCGGCCATCAACATCGCCCTGTTCACCGAGAACACGCCGCCGCCGGGCGGCGAGGGCGGCCTGCTGAACGCCATCTTCGGCAGCGTCATCATGACCACGGTCGCCACCCTGGTCGGCACGCCGATCGGCATCATGGCTGGCACCTACCTCGCCGAATTCGGCCGCGACCGCAAGCTGGCCGAGGTGGTGCGCTTCATCAACGACGTGCTGCTGAGCGCGCCGTCGATCATGGTCGGCCTGTTCGTGTACGAGGTGATGGTCATCCGCATGGGCCATTTCTCGGCCTGGGCGGGGGCCATGGCCCTGGCGGTCATCGTCATCCCCGTCGTGGTCCGCACGACCGAGGACATGCTGAAGCTGGTGCCCAACAGCCTGCGCGAGGCCGCGGCCGCCCTTGGCGCGCCGCAGTGGAAGGTGATCACCATGGTCGCCTACCGCGCCGCCCGCAACGGCATGATCACCGGCGTCCTGCTGGCGATTGCCCGCATCAGCGGCGAGACGGCCCCCCTGCTCTTCACCGCCCTGAACAACCAGTTCTGGAGCGCGGACATGAATGCGCCGATGGCCAACCTGCCGGTGGTCATCTTCCAGTACGCGATGTCTCCCTATGAGGACTGGCGCCAGCTGGCCTGGGGCGGCGCGCTGCTGATCACGGTCGCCATCCTGCTCCTCAACATCGGCGCCCGGCTGCTGGCCGGTCTCGGCTCGACGAGAAAGTAA
- a CDS encoding IS630-like element ISAli3 family transposase (programmed frameshift) has protein sequence MAAIAITRLELSSAELRQRAVRFGDPDVARRLLALALVLEGRSREDAARSCGMDRQTLRDWVHRYNAQGVAGLRDRKAPGAKPKLSAEQEAEVASWVRSGPDLAEDGVVRWRRCDLARKIERRFGVVLAERSVGGLLRRLGFRRLSVRPQHPQQDGEALEAHKKNFAALVAGALPDTARGKPLELWWQDEARVGQQGTLTRVWAAKGSRPRAPRDQRHSWAYLFGAVCPSRGAAAALVLPKANAAAMTLHLAEISGQVSDGHHAVLILDGAGWHQPGDKLVVPENISLLHLPPYCPELNPVENIWQFLRQNHLSHRVFDSYAAIVEACCEAWNALAQAPEIIRSIASRSWAAVNV, from the exons ATGGCGGCGATTGCGATCACGCGGCTGGAGCTGAGTTCAGCGGAGTTGCGCCAGCGGGCGGTGCGTTTTGGCGATCCGGATGTAGCGCGGCGCCTTCTCGCCCTAGCTCTGGTTTTGGAGGGGCGATCTCGCGAGGACGCCGCGCGGTCTTGCGGGATGGATCGGCAAACGTTGCGGGATTGGGTTCACCGCTACAACGCCCAAGGCGTGGCGGGGCTGCGGGATCGTAAGGCACCGGGAGCCAAGCCGAAGCTGTCGGCGGAGCAGGAAGCGGAGGTGGCGTCCTGGGTCCGCTCCGGTCCGGACCTCGCCGAGGATGGCGTGGTTCGGTGGCGGCGGTGCGATCTGGCCCGCAAGATCGAGCGCCGGTTCGGCGTGGTGCTGGCCGAGCGCAGCGTTGGCGGGCTGTTGCGCCGTCTGGGGTTCCGTCGCCTGTCGGTGCGCCCCCAGCATCCTCAGCAGGATGGCGAGGCGCTCGAGGCTCACA AAAAAAACTTTGCCGCTCTGGTTGCCGGCGCCCTCCCCGACACCGCCCGCGGCAAGCCGCTGGAGCTCTGGTGGCAGGACGAAGCCCGGGTCGGCCAGCAAGGGACCCTGACCCGGGTGTGGGCCGCCAAGGGCAGCCGGCCACGCGCGCCCCGCGACCAGCGCCATAGCTGGGCCTACCTGTTCGGCGCCGTCTGCCCGAGCCGTGGCGCCGCCGCGGCCTTGGTCCTGCCCAAGGCCAACGCCGCGGCAATGACCCTGCACCTGGCCGAGATCAGCGGCCAAGTGAGCGACGGCCACCATGCGGTGCTCATCCTCGACGGCGCAGGCTGGCACCAGCCGGGCGACAAGCTGGTCGTGCCCGAAAACATCAGCCTTCTGCATCTGCCGCCCTATTGCCCGGAACTCAATCCGGTCGAAAACATCTGGCAGTTCCTGCGACAGAACCACCTCAGCCATCGCGTCTTCGATTCCTATGCCGCCATCGTCGAGGCCTGCTGCGAGGCGTGGAACGCTCTCGCCCAGGCACCCGAAATCATTCGCTCAATCGCCTCACGCTCGTGGGCAGCGGTCAATGTCTAA
- the pstS gene encoding phosphate ABC transporter substrate-binding protein PstS — MTSAFVRCAAFGALAVLSVSVAPLSVASAADISGAGATFPYPIYAKWADAYKKETGTGLNYQSIGSGGGIKQIKAKTVTFGASDMPLKPEELEQAGLIQFPMIMGGVVPVVNLKGLKSGEVKLSGTVLANIYMGEVTKWNDPQIKALNPNVNLPNTAIAPVYRSDGSGTNFLFTDYLSKTSPKFKTQIGANTSVQWPAGIGAKGNEGVANMVKQTDGSIGYVEYAYAKQNNITYLGLQNKDGKTVVPKIEAFQAAAANADWANSKGYYVILTDEPGADSWPITGASFILMYKNPQDVATSAEALKFFDWAYKSGAKMATDLDYVPMPDSVVSLVQKTWSQSIQADGKPIWTASAK; from the coding sequence ATGACCTCGGCGTTCGTTCGCTGCGCCGCCTTTGGTGCCCTGGCCGTTCTGTCCGTGTCGGTCGCCCCGCTGTCGGTCGCCTCGGCCGCCGACATCTCCGGCGCCGGCGCCACCTTCCCGTATCCGATCTATGCCAAGTGGGCCGACGCTTACAAGAAGGAGACGGGCACGGGCCTGAACTACCAGTCGATCGGTTCGGGCGGCGGCATCAAGCAGATCAAGGCCAAGACGGTCACCTTCGGCGCTTCGGACATGCCGCTGAAGCCGGAAGAGCTGGAGCAGGCCGGCCTGATCCAGTTCCCGATGATCATGGGCGGCGTCGTTCCGGTCGTGAACCTGAAGGGTCTGAAGTCGGGCGAGGTCAAGCTGTCGGGCACGGTTCTCGCCAACATCTACATGGGCGAGGTCACCAAGTGGAACGACCCGCAGATCAAGGCGCTGAACCCCAACGTCAACCTGCCGAACACCGCCATCGCGCCGGTGTACCGTTCTGACGGGTCGGGCACCAACTTCCTGTTCACCGACTACCTGTCGAAGACCAGCCCGAAGTTCAAGACCCAGATCGGCGCCAACACCTCCGTCCAGTGGCCGGCCGGCATCGGCGCCAAGGGCAACGAAGGCGTGGCCAACATGGTCAAGCAGACGGACGGCTCGATCGGCTACGTCGAATACGCCTACGCCAAGCAGAACAACATCACGTATCTCGGCCTGCAGAACAAGGACGGCAAGACCGTCGTTCCGAAGATCGAGGCCTTCCAGGCCGCCGCGGCGAACGCCGACTGGGCCAACTCCAAGGGCTACTACGTCATCCTGACGGACGAGCCGGGTGCGGACAGCTGGCCGATCACCGGTGCCAGCTTCATCCTGATGTACAAGAACCCGCAGGATGTCGCGACCTCGGCCGAAGCGCTGAAGTTCTTCGACTGGGCGTACAAGAGCGGCGCCAAGATGGCCACCGATCTGGATTACGTGCCGATGCCGGACTCGGTCGTCTCGCTGGTTCAGAAGACCTGGTCGCAGTCGATCCAGGCCGACGGCAAGCCGATCTGGACCGCGTCGGCCAAGTAA
- a CDS encoding methyl-accepting chemotaxis protein, translating to MADRADQRRRSGIKSKMLIAFGTVAALPCIAAVVGWMSYGAVRGHVADITGTQVPVLSAAHGLATTTARVLALGPLIDAASSEEDLTRLRSAAAGQRAELDGQLARLADGHGDIGRMGELAATARSLLGTVDALGAATGRRLSLQEQRSGRLAELSDAHARLLAALKPDMQASREQLAQAITAMVEATSQSSETIGGELGQTVIPLFQLRGAEAALAKALLIGAFETDRSKVMSLSTDFDSALSDLQGALRPLAKSEAAAPVIAAINELTAYGDGDKSVYTRRVRQLTPGIPEEEARKLAEAQAAAVDEIVRLDRDANSRMLPLMLNSRGRIAEAGNAIAERMQDLSTNVVPEAQHRYTVLSGLMADANLLAGKLAEAGNAETLARLSAARRTLDPLAATIRKTLQESQGDLGPEVRRLAENLLELGFGEVGILALRGGELAAYAENAALIDNNRSTGAALTGMVDTLVESAETATAEGAAAAHDALERTNEIQILLATAGVLLAGLIVSLYVGRRVVGRMEALADAMRRVAGGDLTVEQKAEGNDEITDMARALFVFIANARAMEEAHEKVEIERRNAASARRTSMLEIADQFERNVLSSVETLAEAARVMAARARSLTDIAANANDRADAAMQLSGEMAAGIQQVATAASEISQSIAEISKRTGESARIIGDTAAGAEQVKATVADLSSTAGEIGTVVGLIDEIAGQTNLLALNATIEAARAGEMGRGFAVVAGEVKALAGQTAQATAEIARQIAATQAASRQTAEVVATMTGSVQRIESNASAIAAAVEEQATITSSIVDSSHRVAVGTQAASDHVAGLSEAAAKVRAQAGDVLQVAESLSQEATSLGSAVHLFLQEIRAAR from the coding sequence ATGGCAGATCGCGCCGACCAGCGCCGGCGATCCGGCATCAAGTCGAAAATGCTGATCGCCTTCGGCACCGTGGCGGCACTGCCCTGCATCGCGGCGGTCGTCGGCTGGATGTCCTATGGCGCGGTCCGGGGCCATGTCGCCGACATCACGGGAACGCAGGTGCCGGTGCTCAGCGCCGCGCACGGCCTTGCCACCACCACGGCGCGGGTCCTGGCGCTGGGGCCGCTGATCGACGCCGCATCGTCGGAGGAGGACCTGACCAGGCTGCGCAGTGCGGCGGCGGGCCAGCGCGCGGAGCTGGACGGCCAGCTCGCCCGGCTGGCCGACGGGCATGGCGACATCGGCCGCATGGGCGAGCTGGCGGCCACCGCCCGCTCGCTGTTGGGCACCGTCGACGCGTTGGGCGCGGCGACCGGCCGCCGGCTGAGCCTGCAGGAACAGCGCAGCGGCCGGCTGGCCGAGTTGAGCGACGCCCATGCCCGGCTGCTGGCGGCGCTGAAGCCGGACATGCAGGCCTCGCGCGAACAGCTTGCCCAGGCGATCACCGCGATGGTGGAGGCGACCTCGCAATCCTCCGAGACCATCGGCGGCGAACTGGGGCAGACGGTGATCCCACTGTTCCAGCTGCGCGGCGCGGAGGCGGCGCTGGCCAAGGCGCTGCTGATCGGCGCCTTCGAGACCGACCGGTCCAAGGTGATGTCGCTGTCCACCGATTTCGATTCGGCGCTGTCCGACCTGCAGGGCGCCCTGCGCCCGCTGGCGAAGAGCGAGGCGGCCGCCCCCGTCATCGCGGCGATCAACGAGCTGACGGCATATGGTGACGGCGACAAGAGCGTCTACACCCGCCGGGTCCGCCAGCTGACCCCCGGCATCCCGGAGGAGGAAGCGCGCAAGCTTGCCGAAGCGCAGGCCGCCGCGGTCGACGAGATCGTCCGGCTGGACCGCGACGCCAACAGCCGCATGCTGCCGCTGATGCTGAATTCCCGCGGGCGCATCGCCGAGGCCGGGAACGCCATCGCGGAGCGGATGCAGGATCTTTCCACAAATGTGGTGCCGGAAGCCCAGCACCGCTACACCGTGCTGAGCGGCCTGATGGCCGACGCCAACCTGCTGGCCGGCAAGCTGGCCGAGGCCGGCAACGCGGAAACGCTGGCCCGGCTGTCGGCCGCACGCCGCACGCTGGATCCGCTGGCGGCGACGATCCGCAAGACCTTGCAGGAGTCGCAGGGCGATCTGGGCCCGGAGGTCCGCCGGCTGGCCGAGAATCTGCTGGAGCTGGGCTTCGGCGAGGTCGGCATCCTGGCGCTCCGCGGCGGCGAACTGGCCGCCTATGCCGAGAATGCCGCGCTGATCGACAACAACCGCAGCACCGGCGCCGCCCTGACCGGCATGGTCGACACGCTGGTGGAGTCGGCCGAAACCGCGACCGCCGAGGGGGCCGCCGCCGCCCATGACGCGCTGGAGCGCACCAACGAGATCCAGATCCTGCTGGCGACGGCCGGCGTGCTGCTGGCCGGGCTGATCGTTTCGCTCTATGTCGGGCGCCGGGTGGTCGGCCGGATGGAGGCGCTTGCCGACGCCATGCGCCGGGTGGCCGGCGGCGACCTGACGGTGGAGCAGAAGGCCGAGGGCAACGACGAGATCACCGACATGGCCCGCGCGCTGTTCGTCTTCATCGCCAACGCCCGCGCCATGGAAGAGGCGCATGAGAAGGTGGAGATCGAACGCCGCAACGCCGCTTCGGCCCGCCGGACCAGCATGCTGGAGATCGCCGACCAGTTCGAGCGCAACGTGCTGAGCAGCGTGGAGACCCTGGCGGAGGCCGCCCGCGTGATGGCCGCCCGCGCCCGCTCGCTGACCGACATCGCCGCCAATGCCAACGACCGGGCCGACGCCGCGATGCAGCTCTCCGGCGAGATGGCGGCGGGGATCCAGCAGGTGGCGACCGCCGCCTCGGAGATTTCGCAGTCGATTGCCGAGATCAGCAAGCGCACCGGCGAATCGGCCCGCATCATCGGCGACACCGCCGCCGGGGCGGAGCAGGTGAAGGCCACCGTCGCCGACCTGTCGAGCACGGCGGGGGAGATCGGCACCGTGGTGGGGCTGATCGACGAGATCGCCGGCCAGACCAACCTGCTGGCGCTGAACGCCACCATCGAAGCGGCGAGGGCAGGGGAGATGGGCCGCGGTTTCGCGGTGGTCGCCGGGGAGGTGAAGGCCCTTGCCGGACAGACCGCCCAGGCCACCGCCGAGATCGCCCGCCAGATCGCCGCGACCCAGGCGGCCAGCCGCCAGACGGCGGAGGTGGTGGCGACCATGACCGGCAGCGTCCAGCGCATCGAATCGAATGCCTCGGCCATCGCCGCGGCGGTGGAGGAGCAGGCGACCATCACCTCCAGCATCGTCGACAGCTCCCACCGCGTTGCCGTCGGCACCCAGGCGGCGTCGGACCATGTCGCCGGCCTGTCGGAGGCCGCGGCCAAGGTGCGCGCCCAGGCCGGCGACGTGCTGCAGGTGGCGGAAAGCCTGTCGCAGGAGGCGACCAGCCTCGGCTCCGCCGTGCATCTGTTCCTCCAGGAAATCCGGGCCGCGCGATGA
- a CDS encoding YoaK family protein: MSAPATTGNSPLPWLLLLLSVTTGLVDAISVLGLGKVFTANMTGNVVFLGFAAAGTPGFLVMPAVTALATFLAGALIAGRVGRTLAGRPMRHWLLAAALFETSLFWIAAMVAAGFDVGTQAPASGLYTIIALTGFAMGFRNATVRQLKVPDLTTTVLTLTLTGLAADSSLAGGANTNAPRRIASVAAIFLGAVIGAVMVMQSGLVLPLVVVGALVLAGTAVCALHPVAAAPAAA, encoded by the coding sequence ATGTCCGCACCGGCCACAACCGGCAACTCCCCCCTGCCCTGGCTTCTGCTTCTTCTGTCGGTGACGACGGGGTTGGTCGATGCCATCAGTGTTCTCGGCCTGGGCAAGGTCTTCACCGCCAATATGACCGGCAACGTCGTCTTCCTCGGCTTCGCTGCCGCCGGTACGCCGGGCTTCCTGGTCATGCCGGCGGTTACCGCGCTGGCAACCTTCCTTGCCGGGGCCCTGATCGCCGGCCGGGTCGGCAGGACGCTGGCCGGACGGCCGATGCGGCACTGGCTGCTGGCTGCGGCGCTGTTCGAGACGTCGCTGTTCTGGATCGCCGCGATGGTCGCCGCCGGTTTCGATGTCGGCACGCAGGCTCCCGCGTCCGGTTTGTATACGATCATCGCCCTGACCGGGTTCGCCATGGGTTTCCGCAACGCCACGGTCCGGCAATTGAAGGTCCCCGACCTCACCACCACGGTCCTGACCCTGACCCTGACCGGACTGGCGGCGGATTCCAGCCTTGCCGGAGGCGCCAACACCAACGCGCCGCGGCGCATCGCCAGCGTCGCCGCGATCTTCCTCGGTGCCGTGATCGGTGCCGTCATGGTGATGCAGAGCGGGCTGGTGCTTCCCCTGGTCGTCGTCGGCGCGCTGGTGCTGGCGGGGACCGCGGTCTGCGCGCTTCATCCGGTGGCCGCCGCGCCGGCCGCGGCCTGA